CCATTTACGGAATTCCTTAAAATACTAAAATAACATATTATGAAAAAAATCGGACTAGTGGGTGGTATCAGCTGGACTTCCACCGCAGATTATTACAGGCTCATCAATCAGGAAACAAATAAAAATTTGGGCGGCATCAATTTTGCCGAATGCCTGATATATTCCGTAAACTTCGAACAGTTCGCATCATTTAATGCGCAGCACGATTGGGAGGCGACATGCCAGTTGCTGTCGGCTGCTGCAAATCACTTAAAAGATGCCGGTGCCGATGTAATAATGCTAGGGGCCAATACGGCACACATTGTAGCTGAAAGGGTAGCCGGAAATGTCGGCCTTCCATTGATAGATATTCGGGAAGCTACAGCGGATGCAGTTAAAAGCAGCGGCCTGAGGAAAGTGGGATTACTTGGCACTATATACACCATGGAGCTTGATTTTTACAAAGACAAGCTTACGGAACAAGGCATTGAAGTGATCATTCCCGAAAGTAAAAGTGACAGGGAGTATATAGAAGGAACCCTGGTAAATGAGTTGGGAAAAGGCATTTTACAACCTGAAACCAGGGCAGCCTATCAAAATATCATCGACAGCTTAATTCAGCAGGGCGCCCAGGGAATCGTGTTGGGTTGTACGGAAATCCCGCTACTCATTTCGCAGGAAGATGTAACTGTTCCGGTATTTAATACTACCCTGATCCACGTAAAGGCGGCAGTCAAATTTGCGTTGGAAACAGCAAATGAATAACCGGATACCATGGAACCAGTAAATAAAATTTTAAATGCAGTCGAGAGCGACTTGCCGGTAATCTGTAATCTTTTCGAAAAAGCAATCCAATTTTTGAAAGAGAACAACTACATCGGCTGGAAAAGTTACGACAAGGCGTTCATAGAATCCGATATGGCACGGCGGCTATTGTTTAAGGTTACCATTGGCAACAAAATCGCCTGTATCTTCAGCGTTTGCTACAGCGACCCTATAATATGGCGCGAACGCGAAACGGGCAATGCGATGTACCTGCACCGCATTGTATCAAACCGCATTTTCGCCGGCGAAAAATTGTTTGGCCTGGTACTGGACTGGGCAATAGGCGAGGCAAAAAAACTTAAACTGGATTACATACGGATGGATACATGGGCAGACAATGGAAAGATTATCGCATACTACAAAAGCTACGGCTTTTCATTTATCGAAAATTACACCACGCCGGATACCGACGATTTACCGATACAGCACCGCAACCTCAGCGTAGCCTTATTGCAACTGACGTTGTAAATAAAAATATAAGGGCAAAAAAATATTTATAAGCATTATTGTAATGCCGAAGTTGATAAACTTTACACCATGAAATTTAATTTTGACAATGATATCATTCTTGAAAATGACATATTGATACTGAGGCCGTTATCTTTAGCCGACACCGGCAACCTGCTCCAGGCAGCACTATCTGACAGTTTACTGCTTCAATATTCGCCAAAACAGGTGTATAATGAATCCTTACTAACGGAATATATCCAGAGTGCGATTGACTTAAGGACCAACAGACAAAGATATTCCTTCAGCATATTTTCGAAACGGGATAATCGCTATATTGGCAGTACCGCTTTCCTAAACATTTCGAATACGGATGACCGGCTTGAAATCGGCGCTACCTGGATTGACAAAACCTATCAGGGAACCGGCCTGAACAGCCACTGTAAGTACCTTTTGCTCGAATATGCGTTTGAGGTTATTCACGCGAATAAGGTAGAGTTCAGGACTGATGCGCGAAACATACCATCAAGGAAAGCAATAGAAAAAATAGGAGGGAAGTTTGAGGGCATACTCCGGGAACATTTGCTGATGCCGGATGGATTCAGGCGCAACAGCTGCTGCTACGGCATCGTCCGGAGTGAATGGGAATCGGTGAAACTGCAATTGAAAGAGCTGTTATAATATAAAACCAGGTACAAACAAATGAAATCGACTGCGAAAACCGTGCTGCATATATTTCTCCTGATGGCTTTCACCTTCAGGACGGCGGCACAAACAGAAAGCAAACCGTTAACCATTGGCAGCACTGAGCAGTTTAAGTCGGCAATATTAGCCGAAACAAGGACCATCAACGTTTACCTGCCAGAAGGCTTCAATCCGGCAGACACAATCACTTATCCGCTGATCTGTATTCCTGATGGCGGTATCGAAGAGGATTTTATACACATCACCGGCATTGTGCGTTTCAATACCCAACCCTGGATAAACCGTTTTCCGAAATCGATTGTCATAGGGATTGAAAATACGAACCGCAAAAGGGATTTCACCTTCGCGGTTCCAAATCTTAATTTTTTGGAGAACGTTGGTTATAAAAAAGAGAGC
This genomic stretch from Flavobacterium pallidum harbors:
- a CDS encoding aspartate/glutamate racemase family protein, with amino-acid sequence MKKIGLVGGISWTSTADYYRLINQETNKNLGGINFAECLIYSVNFEQFASFNAQHDWEATCQLLSAAANHLKDAGADVIMLGANTAHIVAERVAGNVGLPLIDIREATADAVKSSGLRKVGLLGTIYTMELDFYKDKLTEQGIEVIIPESKSDREYIEGTLVNELGKGILQPETRAAYQNIIDSLIQQGAQGIVLGCTEIPLLISQEDVTVPVFNTTLIHVKAAVKFALETANE
- a CDS encoding N-acetyltransferase translates to MEPVNKILNAVESDLPVICNLFEKAIQFLKENNYIGWKSYDKAFIESDMARRLLFKVTIGNKIACIFSVCYSDPIIWRERETGNAMYLHRIVSNRIFAGEKLFGLVLDWAIGEAKKLKLDYIRMDTWADNGKIIAYYKSYGFSFIENYTTPDTDDLPIQHRNLSVALLQLTL
- a CDS encoding GNAT family N-acetyltransferase codes for the protein MKFNFDNDIILENDILILRPLSLADTGNLLQAALSDSLLLQYSPKQVYNESLLTEYIQSAIDLRTNRQRYSFSIFSKRDNRYIGSTAFLNISNTDDRLEIGATWIDKTYQGTGLNSHCKYLLLEYAFEVIHANKVEFRTDARNIPSRKAIEKIGGKFEGILREHLLMPDGFRRNSCCYGIVRSEWESVKLQLKELL